DNA from Parageobacillus thermoglucosidasius:
TTTATGGATGAAAAAGCTGTGCGTGATTTGCAAACAGAAGCAGATGATTTGTTAAAAATCGGGCTTATCAAAAAACAAGTGCAGATCGAAGATTACGTATGGTATCCAGAGAAATAAAGAAAACGGATGAGGAGAGAAAATATCGATGAAAAAAATAAGGAAAATCTACGATCAGATTGCTCCATGGATAGTTCCCATTCTGCTATTGATTGCTTGGCAACTATTCTCTGCAATCGGGTGGATTTCAGAAAGAGTATTGCCATCTCCTCTTGAAGTCTTATTAGCGGCAATAACGTTGACGAAAAATGGAGAGTTATTCACGAATATAGGAGTCAGTTTTACCCGTGCTTTTATTGGATTCGTGATTGGAGGCGGAATCGGATTAATTCTTGGATTATTAAATGGAATCTATCCTGTAGCGGAAAAGTATTTAAATACGACGATTCAAATGTTTCGCAATATTCCGCATTTAGCCTTAATTCCTATCGTTATTTTATGGTTTGGTGTCGGAGAGGAAGCAAAAATTTTTCTCGTAATCATTGGTGTATTTTTCCCAATTTATATTAACACTTACCATGGCGTCATTTCCGTTCCAAAAGATTTGATTGAAATGGGAAAAGTATATGGTCTGTCTAAGTGGATCTTGTTTTCCAATGTGATTTTCCCTAGTGCACTGCCTTCCATTTTAGTTGGTTTGCGTTACGCCCTTGGCGTCATGTGGCTGACGCTGATTGTCGCTGAAACTGTGGCAGCAAGTTCCGGAATCGGATATATGGCGATGAACGCCCGTGAATTCATGCAATTGGATGTGGTGGTGTTATCCATCTTGTTATATGCCCTGCTCGGCAAGCTGGCAGACTCGCTGGCAAAATGTTTAGAACGATACTTTCTTAAATGGAATCCGGCATATCAAAAAAAGTAAACATGGAAAGAGCTGGAGGGGATTTGAACAATGAAAAAAAAGCAAATGAAATTGGGCGTGTTTCTCATGGGAACAGGCCACCATATCGCATCTTGGAGACATCCTCATGTTCAAGCTGATGGATGTGAGGATTTCGCCTTTTTTCATAAAATAGCCAAAATAGCGGAAAAAGGAAAATTAGATATGCTGTTTTTAAGCGACGGGCTGTCTTTTAATGAACTTTCGCATCCGGCGGAATTAGTGAGATTTGAACCTATCACGTTATTGGCTGCGCTGTCTGTTGTCACCTCCCATATCGGGCTGGCGGCAACAGCGACGACCACCTATAACGAACCTTTCCATATCGCGAGAAAGTTTTCCTCGCTCGATCATTTAAGCAAAGGAAGAGCCGCATGGAATGTGGTGACTTCATACTATGAAGACGAAGCGAAAAATTTCAGCCAGGACGCTCATTTAGACCATCATCTTCGTTACGAGCGGGCAAAAGAATTCGTGGAGGTGGTGAAAGGACTGTGGGACAGCTGGGAAAAGGATGCACTCGTCCGCGATAAACAATCAGGCGTTTATTTCGATCCTAAAAAGCTGCATCCGTTAAACCATAAAGGCAAATATTTTTCTGTAAAAGGCCCGTTGAACTCTTCCCGCTCCCCGCAAGGAAGGCCAGTCCTTATCCAAGCAGGGTCATCGGAAGACGGAGTCAATTTTGCCGCACAAATTGCAGACGTGATTTTCACCGCGCAACAAACATTGGAAGAAGCTCAGCATTTTTATCGAAAAGTGAAAAAGAAAGCGGCGGAATTCGGCAGAAATCCTGATGAAGTGATTATTATGCCCGGTGTTTCTCCATATATAGGCAATACAGAACAAGAAGCAAGAGAAAAATACGAACAGCTGCAAGAGCTTATTGTTCCTGAAATCGGCTTGGCTTTTCTGTCTGACTACTTAGGGGGCATCGATCTTTCTCGCTACTCATTAGATGATCCTTTGCCAGACGAAATTCCAGAAACCAATGGAAATAAAAGCAGAAGAAAGTTAATCATTGATCTTGCAAGAAGAGAAAACTTAACGATCGGGGAGCTTTATAAGCGCATTGCCGGCTCGCGGGGGCACCGGATCATTTTCGGAACGCCAGAGCAAATCGCAGATCAGTTAGAAGAATGGATCATCCATGAAGGAGCCGATGGCTTCAATCTGATGTTCCCGTATTATCCTGACGGCCTATCTGAATTTGTTGACCAAGTGATCCCGATCCTTCAAGAAAGAGGATTGTTCAGAAAGGAATATGAAGGAACAACGTTACGGGAACATCTTGGATTGCCTGAGCCTGAATCAAGATATTCTCCGGCGCCCAGCCAATGAAACGGTAGCGCACGTTTGCCCGGGCTGCTAACGCGGAAACACCGCTACCGGCAAACGCATCCTTAAGGCGCAATGGAAGAACGCCGGAGGCTTGGCAATGTTAAGAAATTCGCAAAGCAGCGGAACAAGTTTTCTTCTGCCCCTTTTCAACTGGGCGCACGCGAAAGAATGCATTGCCGGTCAAAAATACAAGAAAGGAGAAATCATGTTGAGCATCGCAAGCAAAAAAAACCACCGCTCTTATTTATCTGACGAACTGTCAAGAAAGTTTGTCCAAAATGAACGCCAAGAATTTCTTTTACATCTTGCATCAGAACTTGCCGAACAATTTCACAAAACCGCCGACATTATAGACCAAGAAGGAAGATTCCCGTTTGAAAATTTCCAAAAATTAAAGGATTGCAATTACCAATCACTAACCATTCCTAAGCAATATGGCGGAGAAGAAATTTCACTTTATGAATTTCTTCTTATGCAAGAGCGGTTAAGCCAAGGAGATGCTTCCACCGCCTTGTGCATCGGGTGGCATCTTGGGGTTATTTATGATCTCAGGGAAAGACAAACATGGGACAGCGAAAAATTTAAATGGCTTTGCCATGAAGTTGTTCAAAATAAAGTGCTCATCAACCGGGTGGCAACAGAGGACGGAACAGGAAGTCCAACAAGAGGCGGAAAACCTGAAACGGTAGCGGTCAAAAGAAACGGCAAATGGGTGATTACGGGCAGAAAATCCTTTGCGTCTATGGCGATAGCTCTTGATTATTCATTAGTAACAGCCACCATTCAGGAATCAGGGAAAGTCGGATCTTTTTTAGTTGACCATCGCCTTCAAGGGGTTAGCGTCGAAGAAACTTGGGATATGATTGGAATGCGAGGCACGCGGAGCGATGATCTGGTGCTGGATCAAGTGGAATTGCCAGAAGATGCGCTGGTGGAATTGGATCAATTGGAATCGCCAAAAGGCAATATGGGGAGAGCATGGCTGCTTCATGTTCCGGCCTGCTTCCTTGGAATTGCGATTGCCGCAAGAAATTATGCCATTTCCTTTGCTTCTGAATATCAGCCGAATAGCCTGCCCGGCCCAATCAAAGATGTTCCAGAGGTGCAAAGAAAAATCGGCGAGATGGATTTAGAGCTGTTAAAAGCAAGACATACTCTTTATTCCGTCGCACACCGGTGGGATACGTACCCGGAAAAACGCATGGAAATGAGCGGAGAATTGGCGGCAGCGAAGCATATTGCCGTCAATAGCGCCAATAAGGTTGTTGATTTGGCGATGAGGATCGTAGGAGCCAGA
Protein-coding regions in this window:
- the ssuC gene encoding aliphatic sulfonate ABC transporter permease SsuC, whose product is MKKIRKIYDQIAPWIVPILLLIAWQLFSAIGWISERVLPSPLEVLLAAITLTKNGELFTNIGVSFTRAFIGFVIGGGIGLILGLLNGIYPVAEKYLNTTIQMFRNIPHLALIPIVILWFGVGEEAKIFLVIIGVFFPIYINTYHGVISVPKDLIEMGKVYGLSKWILFSNVIFPSALPSILVGLRYALGVMWLTLIVAETVAASSGIGYMAMNAREFMQLDVVVLSILLYALLGKLADSLAKCLERYFLKWNPAYQKK
- a CDS encoding LLM class flavin-dependent oxidoreductase translates to MKKKQMKLGVFLMGTGHHIASWRHPHVQADGCEDFAFFHKIAKIAEKGKLDMLFLSDGLSFNELSHPAELVRFEPITLLAALSVVTSHIGLAATATTTYNEPFHIARKFSSLDHLSKGRAAWNVVTSYYEDEAKNFSQDAHLDHHLRYERAKEFVEVVKGLWDSWEKDALVRDKQSGVYFDPKKLHPLNHKGKYFSVKGPLNSSRSPQGRPVLIQAGSSEDGVNFAAQIADVIFTAQQTLEEAQHFYRKVKKKAAEFGRNPDEVIIMPGVSPYIGNTEQEAREKYEQLQELIVPEIGLAFLSDYLGGIDLSRYSLDDPLPDEIPETNGNKSRRKLIIDLARRENLTIGELYKRIAGSRGHRIIFGTPEQIADQLEEWIIHEGADGFNLMFPYYPDGLSEFVDQVIPILQERGLFRKEYEGTTLREHLGLPEPESRYSPAPSQ
- a CDS encoding acyl-CoA dehydrogenase family protein; translation: MLRNSQSSGTSFLLPLFNWAHAKECIAGQKYKKGEIMLSIASKKNHRSYLSDELSRKFVQNERQEFLLHLASELAEQFHKTADIIDQEGRFPFENFQKLKDCNYQSLTIPKQYGGEEISLYEFLLMQERLSQGDASTALCIGWHLGVIYDLRERQTWDSEKFKWLCHEVVQNKVLINRVATEDGTGSPTRGGKPETVAVKRNGKWVITGRKSFASMAIALDYSLVTATIQESGKVGSFLVDHRLQGVSVEETWDMIGMRGTRSDDLVLDQVELPEDALVELDQLESPKGNMGRAWLLHVPACFLGIAIAARNYAISFASEYQPNSLPGPIKDVPEVQRKIGEMDLELLKARHTLYSVAHRWDTYPEKRMEMSGELAAAKHIAVNSANKVVDLAMRIVGARSLQKSSPLQRYYRDVRAGLHNPPMDDAVISLLAKQALQSFH